The region GGAGCCGGGAGCGGGGCTGTGGGGAGAGAACAGCGTGGGGCCGGGGCACCCcacggccccggccccgccatGGGTGCGCTGGTGccgctggtgctggtgctggtggtgacGGGCGGGCGAGGTGCCCCCCGCGACACCTTGGCCTGCACGCAGGTGGGTCGGTGGCACCAGCACAAGGGCTGCCGGGCACCGCGGCACCGGCTTCACCATCACCTCCCGCCAGGGCCTCGCCTGCCGCCTCTTGGGTAAGTGCCACTGCCACAGCCGCGGGCACACGCAGGACGTGGGGCATGCACCCATGGCCCTGCACCCATGGACCCGTGGCCACTCTCTGTCTCCCCCCACCCAGACCCCGACGTGCTGTGCGGGACGGAGCCGCAGGGACCTCACCGTGGGCTGGCTCTGTCTCGGCTGCGGCTGGAGCCGGCGCTGCGCTGCACCGGAGCCGGGgcctgctctccctgcctggAGGCACGGCTGCGCCTGGCTGTGCCCCGCGGCACCGCGGGGCCGCGCATCCCTGCGGCAGGGCACGGCGGTGATGCGGGCCGGGGGTCAGCAGAGCACGGGGACCCCTCGCCCCAGCACAACgccagcggggtgctgctgCTCGCCGCGCACACGTACACCTCGTCCCGCTGCGTGGCCGTGGAGGTCTGGGCGCCCATAGGCACTGCGCTGCCCGGGCGGACGCTGGTATGGAGGTGGGGGTACCAGGGATGGGTGTCCCCAGCAGTCACTGGGCACTGTGGGTGCTGGCACTGGTGCATCTCTGTGGTGTGGAGGTCCTGTTCCTGTATTGCCACAGCACAGTGGTGGTTTTCCTGCCCAGGGCTGGGTTACGTTCCGGTGCTTTGAGGCACCGCTGGGCTCTGAGCTCCATGTCACGGCGTACACCACCACACACGGCCATCAGAGGCTGAGCCAGCGGCAGCGGGTACCAGGTGAGCCCCCCCCCCATACACCCCAATGTTTCAACACCATCCCCCTTGTGCCTGCTGACACCCTGTCCCCACAGACTGCTCATGGCCTGTGGCACAGAGTGCTGTCCCCCAGTGCCAAGGTAGGTGATGGTGACCCCCCACACCTTGGTGCATGTCCACTATGGAGGGCTGGGTGATGGATGCTGGGGGAGAGGGTGAGGGTGACCCCTGCGGTGCTGTGCCCTGTGCTGTGGTGCtgtgccctgtgctgcagcGCCCAGGCTGCAGGTCTCCCCGGGGCCCAAGGAGGTGGTCATCGAGGTGCAGGGGGTGATGCCAGGGCACAGCTACACCCTCCGGCTCTACCACAACCAAAGCCATGGCACTGGCGGGCCAGGGCGCGTGGTGACTGTGGTGAGTGTGACCCCTTCCTTCCCTGACCCCCCCACCCTGGCTGGCTCTGTCCGCTGCCCCCCTGCCCCGTCCCCGGGAAGCTGTGTCCGTGTTACAGGCAGGGCGCTGGTGTCACCCTGTGCTGGGTGACACTGCCAGGGGGGGGGATTTGCCGTGGGGTGACCCACGTCTGgttgccagcagcagagcagcaacgTAACCTACAGCCTGCCAGCCGAGGAGGTGctgccctgcctctgcctgcaggTCAGTGTGCAGGTGGGCACTGCGTGTCCCCCCCATCCAGCATCCCGAGGCCAGCATGGACACTCCAAatccttctctgttttcctcccctcccaggTCTGGCTGGAGACCCGGGACCCATTGCGGGCCACCCTGTGCCCCTTCTCCCATGGTACCTGTGctatggggctgggctgggacaCAGAGGGACCCATGGGGACACCATGGGGTGACACTTGTGTCCGGTGCCACCACAGATGCCGAGGCCTGGCAGCGGCTGTGGGCACGCAGCCGGCTGGTGCTGCACGCCGAGGCACAGGCACTGACCTGCTCCCTCTCATCCCCCTGCGATCTCCCGGCTGAGCTCATTCCCTGCTGGCAACCAGCACCCACCGAGCCCTGCCAAGCGCTGCCCAGCCTGCGGCACCCCGCTATGGGGCAGGTGAGTGGGGCTCCATGGCACACGGGGAGCACCGGAGGGCTGTGGTGGCACTGATGGAGCATCCCTTCCACCCACAGGGATCCCAGGAGCTT is a window of Lathamus discolor isolate bLatDis1 chromosome 7, bLatDis1.hap1, whole genome shotgun sequence DNA encoding:
- the IL17RC gene encoding LOW QUALITY PROTEIN: interleukin-17 receptor C (The sequence of the model RefSeq protein was modified relative to this genomic sequence to represent the inferred CDS: inserted 1 base in 1 codon) — translated: MGIREAPPRGGTSEDPGVRDRSRKREPVAAAGPVEPGAGLXGREQRGAGAPHGPGPAMGALVPLVLVLVVTGGRGAPRDTLACTQGLACRLLDPDVLCGTEPQGPHRGLALSRLRLEPALRCTGAGACSPCLEARLRLAVPRGTAGPRIPAAGHGGDAGRGSAEHGDPSPQHNASGVLLLAAHTYTSSRCVAVEVWAPIGTALPGRTLGWVTFRCFEAPLGSELHVTAYTTTHGHQRLSQRQRVPDCSWPVAQSAVPQCQAPRLQVSPGPKEVVIEVQGVMPGHSYTLRLYHNQSHGTGGPGRVVTVQSSNVTYSLPAEEVLPCLCLQVWLETRDPLRATLCPFSHDAEAWQRLWARSRLVLHAEAQALTCSLSSPCDLPAELIPCWQPAPTEPCQALPSLRHPAMGQGSQELGGLWPHPNLCVQVWSNGQVRLSQCLRDRALPGRPDDILLLERHGNTSLCVLERGACTPLASFSSTGSGHPGLLEQELRRDVAMGQCRQIWHHENSTAVTLWACPMHKYLRARWVLAWMGVLLGAACLLLLLLLKKETIKGWLKSLRVDYSSEAPLRGRRALLVHAVEPVAERAACALLAALRPLGLAVVAAPGGGSGAAAWGPLPWLHAQHHRALRGGDTIIILLSPAAVAAARQWDADPSPGDVPTAAPCEAFAAALSCAVPALAKGNGRYVVARLEASVPLVPPVLRAAPAFALPSETMGFLRALAAPRWRGRWLEPYVAAVAEGLRRAVGE